One genomic window of Plasmodium falciparum 3D7 genome assembly, chromosome: 10 includes the following:
- a CDS encoding AP2 domain transcription factor AP2-I produces METLVNERDINIKNENSKDNNKEMMIGMSHMNHDDQDLIYEKKDDIESLRLHYTDQEKLDVPSLVEICKQQLIVILKDMCSDCSTTDEKTSFLYHLNRLRSAVTVVDLHNYIAVFGPCLSYNKLPSTWNISVCDYLKQQLNILRAADSQQNANNNNNNNNNNNNSNNNNNNNNNNNNNNNNNNNNNNNNNYLNYYDINNEYDEIMSDKKFLGINNFTHVNLSNNANGNYNNITNHANANANPTTSHSNIKGNSHLSNANNAMNYLYSDQDNVVDDYYDCLMRTKLTEETPNSLKYMINLKNETLSNAEFESVLSYLKKYEMKSSKGMNKNHLEDDNGMVKYNNNNNNNNSNNNNNNNNNISNNISNNKDCDEYDYQEEYLKDKALYDSDMDENTNQLHNNEHHTNQHHANVHHHKHQNQHLKQLIDHNNMINNNDNNIINNNNNYLINNMDNNNIDANNNNNNNNNNNNNINNLSHLIHNNMNNNSTLINRNHLIKSERIKKGDVGTTTWTKSTTEGHPEYLPRIPGVRFNPKKQQWLAAWNDNTREIRRYFSVKQYGFEQARILAVKARQEAEKAGARCKPMFHVHGSRKAVDAAITNDLLRSEMEENFNNMHMNHNNNNNNNNNNQHHHQNNNSNIHHNNHHMHNMNLNINPNHLGHNMSHNMNHNYNNNNNNMYINNNINNNNNNNNNNSNSNNNNNNNNIGNDVIHRKETVKVEIKGVKRGRGRPPKRKLSEESQMLLDDMEQTLCRNNNDNMELLECMEAYDKDCSRPMKGVSYNDRKGSWLAYWSIGKNFQMRRFPIKKLGFEKAKELAIQCRLEAEQAGATTTENRTKRMRNLLTLNSENALEMMIDQNSIDNDDSNIHQHMKEKGGGMNGNLRMSRMQNYAGAGISGQSVHQTNKLLNSDAGQDSENEFSPTKRTRAPRGRRMESLTARASALTPVEGVRFDPYSYSWFAKYLENENSKEPKISKYLLKKWGFNKAHSLAVHTVKCAYKAVPFTDEELVNIFNVDVNNLINNQNNMINLGFHDGFGTNGLMKTQLNNQMTNQMTNQMTNQMTNQMTNQMTNQMTNQMTNQMTNQMTNQVNNQMTNQMTNQMNNQMKNQVNSHINSQVAGHMNANMFNGNNSNGTNMLGNMNMLNNMVNSNMDNNVNNNYSNNYPGSGNNGLNNMTSCVMNNNGGEIDMDDNDNIENNDHENMMTLEKEDSINNDSIITTTTATNINSCNNNSNNANSLLNRLVMSNGSNGNTKLNIINNYNNNNNNNSSSGGGVMVNINNVHNNDNMNTYNNNNNNILNDGNSVVGNNESMIHKKNVVNCINNDVEDDLGNMNNNHNNNNNNNNNNNNNNNNNSNNNNNNNNNLNVFMNEHNNPTNNRGIYGSNESINNNGLMDEGRLNFIHTAGKHVDKNNMQSGSTTVVNVLNNDENYIKSNINYTNMDNMKNNDNPIDDDNPNNIVEMNLRVEKNILNNNNDEHIINNTEDMMSTNNKENCTLNGQSTILMNSNEENDETALDTIIQPPIEKRNYVNMMINEQGTADNNSNVDSSNNSYSNNVYTKNLNSNYNGFNNENSNTTTNEQNDSSLYFMNVNSEIQTEHL; encoded by the coding sequence ATGGAAACTTTGGTAAATGAAAGAGAcattaatataaagaatgaaaatagcaaagataataataaggaaATGATGATAGGTATGTCACATATGAATCATGATGATCAAGATTTAATTTACGAAAAGAAAGATGATATAGAAAGTCTTCGTTTACATTATACGGATCAAGAAAAATTAGATGTACCATCACTTGTTGAGATATGTAAACAACAATTGAttgtaatattaaaagatatgTGTTCAGATTGTAGTACAACCGATGAAAAgacatcatttttatatcatttaaataGACTAAGAAGTGCTGTAACGGTTGTGgatttacataattatatagcTGTTTTTGGTCCATGCCTaagttataataaattaccCTCAACATGGAACATATCTGTGTGCGATTATTTAAAGCAgcaattaaatatattaagagCAGCTGATTCACAACAAAACgctaacaataataataataataataataataataataatagtaataataataataataacaataataataataataataataacaataataataataacaataataataataataattatttaaattattatgatataaataatgaatatgatgAAATTATGAGCGATAAAAAATTTCTtggaataaataattttacacatgttaatttatcaaataatGCAAAtggtaattataataatattactaatCATGCAAATGCAAATGCAAATCCTACTACTTCTCATAGTAACATAAAAGGTAATTCTCATTTGAGTAATGCAAACAATGCTATGAATTATCTATATTCTGATCAAGATAATGTTGtagatgattattatgattgtTTGATGAGAACCAAATTAACAGAAGAAACACCGAATTCTTTAAAATACatgataaatttaaaaaacgAAACTCTAAGTAATGCTGAATTTGAAAGTGTCCtttcttatttaaaaaaatatgaaatgaaATCATCTAAGGGTATGAACAAAAATCATTTGGAAGATGATAATGGAATGGTGAaatataacaacaacaataataacaacaacagcaacaacaataataataataataataatattagtaataatattagtaataataaagattgTGATGAATACGATTATCAGGAAGAATATTTGAAAGATAAAGCATTATACGATTCAGATATGGACGAAAATACAAATCAACTTCACAATAATGAACATCATACAAATCAACATCACGCAAATGTGCATCATCACAAACATCAAAACCAACATCTCAAACAACTTATTGATCATAacaatatgataaataataatgataataatattatcaataataataataattatttaataaataacatggataataataatattgacgcaaataataataacaacaacaacaacaataataataataatattaataatctTTCTCatttaatacataataatatgaataataatagtacaCTCATCAATAGAAACCATCTTATAAAATCTGAAAGAATTAAGAAAGGTGATGTAGGTACTACTACATGGACCAAATCCACGACAGAAGGACATCCAGAATATTTACCAAGAATACCAGGAGTCCGTTTCAATCCGAAAAAACAACAGTGGCTAGCTGCTTGGAATGATAATACCAGAGAAATAAGAAGATATTTTTCTGTTAAGCAATATGGATTTGAACAAGCTCGTATTTTGGCTGTTAAAGCAAGACAGGAAGCCGAAAAAGCTGGTGCTCGATGTAAACCTATGTTCCATGTACATGGTAGTAGAAAAGCGGTAGATGCAGCTATAACAAATGATTTGTTACGAAGTGAAATGGAAGAAAATTTTAACAACATGCACAtgaatcataataataataataataataataataataaccaaCACCatcatcaaaataataatagtaatatacatcataataatcatcataTGCATAATATGAATCTTAACATCAACCCTAACCACCTAGGTCATAATATGAGTCATAACATGAATcacaattataataacaataataataatatgtatataaataataatattaataataataataataataataataataatagtaatagtaataataataataataataacaatattggAAATGATGTTATACATAGAAAAGAAACAGTGAAAGTTGAAATTAAAGGAGTTAAAAGAGGTAGAGGTAGACCACCAAAAAGAAAACTAAGTGAAGAATCACAAATGTTATTAGATGATATGGAACAAACATTATgtagaaataataatgataacatgGAATTATTAGAATGTATGGAAGCATATGATAAAGATTGTTCTAGGCCTATGAAGGGTGTTTCATACAATGATAGAAAGGGTTCATGGCTAGCTTATTGGTCTATTGGAAAAAATTTCCAGATGAGAAGATTTCCTATTAAAAAGTTAGGTTTTGAAAAAGCTAAGGAACTAGCTATTCAATGTAGATTAGAAGCAGAACAAGCTGGTGCGACAACTACAGAAAATCGAACCAAACGTATGAGAAATTTATTAACACTTAATTCTGAAAATGCATTAGAAATGATGATAGATCAAAATTCAatagataatgatgatagtaATATACATCAACATATGAAAGAGAAGGGGGGTGGAATGAATGGAAATTTACGTATGTCACGCATGCAAAATTATGCTGGTGCAGGTATAAGTGGTCAAAGTGTACatcaaacaaataaattacTTAATAGTGATGCAGGTCAAGATAGCGAAAATGAGTTTTCACCTACGAAAAGGACAAGAGCACCACGAGGAAGAAGAATGGAGAGTTTGACAGCTCGAGCTAGTGCATTAACACCAGTTGAAGGGGTTCGTTTTGATCCTTATTCTTATTCTTGGTTTGCTAAATatttagaaaatgaaaattcgAAAGAACCCAAAATTTCTAAGtatttattgaaaaaatGGGGTTTCAATAAGGCTCATAGTTTGGCAGTTCATACTGTAAAATGTGCATATAAGGCAGTTCCATTTACAGATGAGGAAttggtaaatatatttaatgtggatgttaataatttaataaataatcagAACAATATGATTAACTTGGGATTCCACGATGGATTTGGAACTAATGGACTCATGAAGACTCAGTTGAATAATCAGATGACAAACCAGATGACAAACCAGATGACAAACCAGATGACAAACCAGATGACAAACCAGATGACAAACCAGATGACAAACCAGATGACAAATCAGATGACAAATCAAATGACAAACCAGGTGAATAATCAGATGACAAATCAAATGACAAACCAGATGAATAATCAGATGAAAAATCAGGTGAATAGCCATATAAATAGCCAAGTAGCTGGTCATATGAACGCAAATATGTTTAATGGAAATAATAGCAATGGTACTAATATGCTTGGGAATATGAATATGCTAAATAATATGGTGAATAgcaatatggataataatgtgaataataattatagtaataattatcCAGGAAGTGGAAATAATGGATTGAATAATATGACAAGTTGtgttatgaataataatggtGGTGAGATAGATAtggatgataatgataatatagagAATAACGATCATGAAAATATGATGACACTTGAGAAGGAAGatagtataaataatgatagtataataacaacaacaacagcaactaatataaatagttgtaataataatagtaataatgcAAATTCGTTATTAAATAGGTTGGTGATGTCTAACGGATCGAATGGTAATACAAAATTGAATATCataaataattacaataataataataataataatagtagtagtggTGGTGGTGTTATggttaatataaataatgtgcataataatgataatatgaatacctataacaacaataataataatattttaaatgatgGTAATAGTGTTGTAGGAAATAACGAGAGTATGATTCATAAGAAAAATGTGGTaaattgtataaataatgatgtaGAGGACGATTTAGGAAACATGAATAATAAccataacaataataataataataataataacaacaataataataataataataacagtaacaataataacaataataataacaatttgaACGTTTTTATGAATGAGCATAATAATCCAACCAACAATCGTGGTATATATGGGAGCAATGAatctataaataataatggacTTATGGATGAAGGTCGACTTAATTTTATTCATACGGCTGGGAAACACGttgataagaataatatgCAGAGCGGTTCAACAACTGTAGTTaatgtattaaataatgatgagaattatataaagagtaatataaattatacaaatatggataatatgaaaaataatgacAATCCCATAGATGATGATAATCCTAATAATATTGTAGAAATGAATCTTAGAGttgagaaaaatattttaaataataataatgatgaacatataataaataacacAGAAGATATGATGTctacaaataataaagagaATTGTACATTAAACGGTCAAAGTACTATACTTATGAATagtaatgaagaaaatgatgaaacAGCATTAGATACTATTATTCAACCCCCTATAGAAAAAAGGAATTATGTtaatatgatgataaatGAACAAGGAACAGCTGATAACAATTCAAATGTAGACAGCAGTAATAATAGTTATtcaaataatgtatatactaaaaatttaaatagtaattataatggttttaataatgaaaattcaAACACTACTActaatgaacaaaatgattcctctctttattttatgaatGTAAATTCAGAAATTCAAACAgaacatttataa
- a CDS encoding RING zinc finger protein, putative has translation MNSYRSSTSKHINFINNVNLKRRKQVIEKKNILEKVHILPIKKNVYNFTKLYQKLNSLINEECILYEGFIININEHDMKEKEHEINNKINNCITNEECVNYKNYNTSNVNNINDDEKETHDYNIDIEQTNTDNTHDKKETIKTKNRDNHNISNNEKQKPTFEYKNNFHNNTDYIIINCVPSTGILSHDTLIYTDGKYVDNLRKIHILIIKDKNYKKYEKKCQKYFGSIKKYLLKKSNQIFHEAFSFVSYSLDCFSYKLSTKDGTEKKDSDDQLTNIDSSDDVANINSCAQVDKCNKYDQVDKCNNYDQLAKYTNYDEVANINNYREVKKNKKENVAVDKILMNYLKQYFRKNQNKLYYSGKLFLINNFTFLTLKIDSDVNVGFIDKNTEIILSVDTYEQYKNVHIVPMYDTLPTTYNYDLFMDYVKPYIERHYLNVYSIHDTFFYKGVQFKIMGIDPVNIKYGKGRISCNTFIYTEGCIKPTFFDVISKESINYIRSLPFEYKPYAILNILQHLDSDSLLRLFPSSNINIRENHKKEEKLLEQLTKHKYIFNKNFKNNYTKNSLENNDSKNKENYHHINRKRELHTTTSTLKSNLINEQCAVCFEYFQDYDKCIKLTCLHTYHWKCVKNWFKFNLTCPCCRYKLNF, from the exons ATGAATTCCTATAGAAGTAGTACAagtaaacatataaatttcaTAAACAATGTAAATCtgaaaagaagaaaacaGGTTAtcgagaaaaaaaatattttggaGAAGGTGCACATATtacctataaaaaaaaatgtttataattttacGAAACTTTACCAGAAACTCAATTCGTTAATTAATGAGGaatgtattttatatgaaggttttattataaatataaacgaacatgatatgaaagaaaaagaacatgaaataaataacaaaataaataattgtatTACAAATGAAGAATGcgtaaattataaaaattataatacttcaaatgttaataatataaatgatgatgaaaaagaaaCACATGActataatattgatatagAACAAACTAATACAGATAATACACATGATAAAAAGGAAacaataaaaacaaaaaatagagataatcataatatatcaaataatgaaaaacaaaaacccacctttgaatataaaaataattttcataataatactgactatattattataaactgTGTCCCTTCTACAGGAATATTAAGTCATGATACTTTAATTTATACTGATGGAAAATATGTTGataatttaagaaaaatacacatattaattataaaagataaaaattataaaaaatatgaaaaaaaatgtcaGAAATATTTTGGgtccataaaaaaatatttacttAAAAAAAGTAATCAAATTTTTCATGAAGCATTTTCTTTCGTATCATATTCATTGGATTGTTTTTCTTATAAATTATCAACAAAGGATGGCACAGAAAAAAAGGATAGTGATGATCAATTAACTAATATTGATAGTTCTGATGATGTAGCCAACATTAATAGTTGTGCTCAGGTAGACAAATGTAATAAGTATGATCAGGTAGACAaatgtaataattatgatcaGTTAGCCAAATATACTAACTATGACGAAGTAGCCAATATTAACAATTATAGAGaagtgaaaaaaaataaaaaagaaaatgtcgCAGTAgataaaattttaatgaattatttaaaacaatattttaggaaaaatcaaaataaattatattattccgGAAAATTGTTTctcataaataattttacattCCTCACTTTGAAAATTGATTCGGATGTAAATGTTGGTTTCATTGATAAAAATACG gaaataatattaagTGTTGATACTTATGAACAATACAAAAATGTCCACATCGTACCAATGTATGACACACTTCCAACCACATATAATTACGATTTGTTCATGGATTATGTAAAACCATATATCGAAAGacattatttaaatgtatattcGATCCATGAtacctttttttataaaggtGTGCAATTTAAAATCATGGGTATCGATccagtaaatataaaatatgggAAAGGAAGAATTAGTtgtaatacatttatttatacagaAGGTTGTATAAAACCAACATTCTTTGATGTAATATCAAAGGAGTCTATTAATTATATCAGATCTTTACCGTTTGAATATAAACCATATGCCATATTAAACATTTTACAACATTTAGATTCTGATTCCCTGTTACGATTATTTCCATCTtcgaatataaatataagagaaaatcataaaaaagaagaaaagctTTTAGAACAGTTaacaaaacataaatatatttttaataaaaactttaaaaataattatactaAAAATTCGttagaaaataatgatagtaaaaataaagagaATTATCACCATATCAACAGAAAAAGGGAATTACATACAACAACATCAACACTTAAGAGTAATTTAATAAACGAACAATGTGCTGTTTGTTTTGAATACTTCCAGGACTATGATAAATGTATTAAGTTAACTTGTTTACATACATACCATTGGAAATGTGTTAAGAACTGGTTTAAATTTAACTTAACATGTCCATGTTGTAGATATAAATTAAACTTTTAa